The following proteins are co-located in the Candidatus Acidiferrales bacterium genome:
- the nuoK gene encoding NADH-quinone oxidoreductase subunit NuoK: MVPVSYYLVLSAILFGIGVVGFIFKRNLIAIFMCIELMLNAVNLSFVAFSHYLEKLSGQIYVFFVIVVAAAEAAVGLAIILLVFRNRESLNVERVNLLKL, from the coding sequence ATGGTACCTGTTTCCTACTATCTGGTGTTGAGCGCGATTCTGTTTGGGATCGGAGTAGTTGGATTCATCTTCAAGCGAAATCTGATTGCCATCTTTATGTGCATTGAACTGATGCTGAACGCGGTCAACCTCAGCTTTGTGGCATTTTCGCATTACCTCGAAAAACTGAGCGGACAGATCTATGTCTTTTTCGTGATTGTCGTGGCGGCGGCAGAGGCAGCAGTCGGCCTGGCGATCATTTTGCTCGTGTTTCGGAACCGCGAATCGCTAAACGTGGAGCGGGTTAACCTGTTGAAGTTGTAG
- the nuoH gene encoding NADH-quinone oxidoreductase subunit NuoH, with protein MSWLETHPVLFAGLLKSAALLLMLLMVVGYMAWFERKLVAHIQSRWGPYRVGPHGLLQPIADALKFLFKEDMTPAGVDRFVYYLAPFLSLALAVVSIALIPFGPGTISVLGQRSPLVIADLSIGVLALFAITSLGVYGVALAGWSSNSKYPLLGGLRSSAQMLSYELAMSFSVIGVLLVAGSLNLRSIVESQSGTWLGFIPRWYVFPQLVGFAGYIIAAIAETNRLPFDLPEAETELVGGFHTEYSSFKFAAFFMAEYSNMVTVSCLATILFFGGWLGPSFGPTWLQAVLPTVWFLAKVFVFLFAYVWIRGTLPRFRYDQLMAFGWKFLLPLAIANLLVTSLIIALRAS; from the coding sequence ATGAGCTGGCTCGAAACCCATCCCGTCCTTTTTGCCGGTCTGCTCAAGAGCGCGGCATTGCTGCTCATGCTGCTGATGGTGGTCGGCTACATGGCATGGTTTGAACGAAAGCTGGTGGCACATATCCAGTCGCGCTGGGGCCCTTACCGCGTGGGGCCACACGGATTGCTTCAACCCATCGCCGATGCTCTCAAGTTCCTGTTCAAAGAGGACATGACGCCAGCCGGAGTGGATCGATTCGTGTACTACCTGGCGCCCTTTCTGAGCCTCGCATTGGCAGTTGTTTCCATTGCTCTGATCCCGTTTGGCCCAGGGACGATCTCCGTTTTGGGACAACGCAGCCCACTCGTGATCGCTGACTTGAGCATCGGGGTCCTCGCTCTATTTGCGATTACCTCGCTCGGGGTGTACGGGGTCGCGCTGGCAGGATGGTCTTCCAATAGCAAGTACCCCTTGCTGGGCGGGCTGCGCAGTTCAGCGCAAATGCTAAGCTACGAGTTGGCGATGAGTTTTTCAGTGATTGGGGTCCTGCTGGTCGCAGGAAGCTTAAACCTGCGAAGTATTGTAGAGTCACAGTCGGGGACATGGCTGGGGTTCATCCCCAGGTGGTACGTGTTCCCCCAGTTGGTGGGCTTTGCCGGTTACATCATCGCGGCAATCGCTGAGACGAACCGGTTGCCCTTCGATTTACCGGAAGCTGAGACCGAGCTAGTGGGGGGGTTTCACACTGAATACAGCAGCTTCAAGTTTGCGGCGTTCTTTATGGCCGAGTACTCGAACATGGTCACGGTCTCCTGTTTAGCAACGATTTTGTTTTTTGGCGGATGGCTGGGGCCGAGTTTCGGCCCGACGTGGTTGCAAGCTGTGCTGCCAACGGTGTGGTTTCTGGCCAAGGTTTTTGTCTTTCTCTTTGCCTACGTGTGGATCCGAGGTACGTTGCCGCGCTTTCGCTACGACCAGTTGATGGCCTTCGGGTGGAAGTTTCTGCTGCCGCTGGCCATTGCAAACTTGCTGGTAACATCCCTAATCATCGCCCTGCGGGCGAGTTGA
- the nuoF gene encoding NADH-quinone oxidoreductase subunit NuoF, with protein MMQLSEKLETKFAELLRRYPRKRSALIPMLLFAQDETGQISDELIAEIAKRLDLRELEVAETLSYYSMLRRKPCGKYHFQVCTNISCMLRGGNEIFERAKKRLGIGHRQTTADGLFSLEEVECIGACSGAPAMQVNYDYYENLSTTRVEEILDKLRAGKDPKPTKITSGTLRPQRHPSEVPVISRRFGLPNSASIDTYLQNDGYKGLEKALKQMTPEQVIEEVKRSALRGRGGAGFSAGMKWSFVPKDTKKPKYVIANADESEPGTCKDRPLMEMDPHQLIEGIVIAGVAVGAHQGYIYIRGEYRYVMNILDRAVEEAYDHGYLGKNLMGTGFDFDLWTHTGAGAYECGEESALMESLEGKRGYPRIRPPFPAVVGLYGCPTVINNVETLSSVPAIIRQGGEWYASLGTPKNGGTRMFVLSGHVNKPGVYELPMGFPLRRLIEEVGGGCWKGRKVKAVIPGGSSTPVLTASQLDTPLDFDSVAKAGSMLGSGAVVVMDEETCMVEVARRIMQFYAHESCGWCIPCREGTAWLKKMLDRFHGGLGRREDIPLIGELSRNMLGRTFCPFGDAAAMPTISIVEKFRGEFEAHLNGRCPFVARELAAANR; from the coding sequence ATGATGCAGCTTTCAGAAAAACTCGAAACGAAGTTTGCGGAGCTGCTGAGGCGCTACCCGCGGAAGAGGTCGGCGCTCATCCCGATGCTCCTTTTCGCCCAAGACGAGACGGGACAGATCTCCGACGAACTCATTGCGGAAATCGCCAAGCGCCTTGACCTGCGAGAACTGGAGGTCGCGGAAACGCTTTCCTATTATTCCATGCTGCGTCGAAAGCCTTGCGGCAAGTACCACTTTCAGGTTTGCACAAACATCTCCTGCATGTTGCGCGGGGGGAATGAGATTTTTGAACGCGCCAAGAAGCGACTGGGAATCGGTCACAGGCAAACGACCGCCGATGGGCTGTTTTCCCTAGAGGAAGTGGAATGTATAGGGGCTTGCAGCGGAGCTCCGGCCATGCAGGTGAATTACGACTACTACGAAAATCTAAGCACGACGCGGGTGGAAGAGATCCTAGACAAGCTGCGCGCGGGAAAAGATCCAAAACCAACGAAGATCACCAGCGGCACGCTGCGCCCTCAGCGTCACCCTTCCGAAGTCCCCGTCATCAGCCGGCGGTTCGGGTTGCCCAACTCTGCGAGCATTGACACCTATTTGCAGAACGATGGCTACAAGGGTCTCGAGAAGGCCCTAAAGCAGATGACACCCGAGCAGGTGATCGAAGAGGTGAAAAGGTCTGCACTTCGCGGACGAGGTGGAGCGGGGTTTTCAGCGGGCATGAAGTGGAGCTTTGTGCCGAAAGATACGAAGAAGCCAAAGTACGTGATCGCCAACGCCGATGAAAGCGAGCCGGGCACATGCAAGGACAGGCCGCTCATGGAAATGGATCCGCACCAATTGATCGAAGGGATAGTTATTGCTGGGGTGGCGGTGGGGGCGCATCAGGGCTACATCTATATTCGCGGCGAGTATCGCTACGTGATGAATATCCTCGACCGAGCCGTCGAGGAAGCTTACGACCACGGCTACCTGGGAAAGAACTTGATGGGCACCGGCTTCGATTTTGATCTCTGGACGCACACCGGAGCCGGAGCATACGAGTGTGGGGAAGAATCAGCGCTGATGGAATCGCTTGAGGGAAAGCGCGGTTACCCGCGTATCCGGCCACCTTTCCCGGCAGTGGTGGGGCTGTATGGCTGCCCGACTGTGATCAACAATGTGGAGACGCTTTCATCGGTGCCGGCAATCATCCGGCAAGGCGGGGAATGGTACGCCTCGCTGGGGACGCCGAAAAACGGCGGGACCCGCATGTTTGTGCTTTCCGGGCATGTGAACAAGCCGGGTGTATACGAGTTGCCCATGGGCTTTCCGCTGCGGCGACTCATCGAAGAGGTTGGCGGCGGGTGCTGGAAAGGCAGAAAGGTGAAGGCAGTGATCCCCGGCGGGTCGTCCACGCCGGTGCTGACGGCGAGCCAACTTGACACGCCCTTGGACTTCGACTCGGTGGCGAAAGCGGGCTCCATGTTGGGGTCGGGGGCAGTGGTCGTGATGGACGAAGAGACCTGCATGGTCGAAGTGGCGAGACGGATTATGCAATTTTATGCGCATGAATCGTGCGGCTGGTGCATCCCTTGCCGGGAAGGGACGGCGTGGCTGAAGAAAATGCTTGACCGTTTTCACGGCGGCCTTGGGCGACGCGAGGATATTCCACTGATCGGCGAACTCTCAAGGAACATGCTGGGCAGAACCTTTTGCCCTTTCGGCGACGCGGCGGCGATGCCGACGATCAGCATCGTGGAAAAATTCAGGGGTGAATTCGAAGCGCACCTGAATGGCAGATGTCCTTTTGTCGCTCGGGAGCTGGCTGCTGCGAACCGGTAG
- a CDS encoding NADH-quinone oxidoreductase subunit M, giving the protein MGKSALLTAVIFLPLAGGAILLLFRKTAEEAIRRVALGTAVAEFGVSLLLVAGFDPGRGTYQFELIRRWIVSPPIHYHIGLDGISLFLILLVTFLTPLAMLASWRSIQTRVKEFFLMMLVLETGMIGVFASLDLFLFYVFWEVMLIPMYFVIGVWGHERRIYAAVKFVLFTMAGSVLMLVAIIWLYNFTGTFDLPQIQLILASGLKELAPRTELLLFLAFFVAFAIKVPLFPFHTWLPDAHVEAPTAGSVILAGVLLKMGTYGMLRFCLPLFPQASRDSAPAICVLAIIGILYGALVAMVQPDIKKLVAFSSVSHLGFVVLGIFAFNVPGIEGAIYQMLNHGVSTGALFVMVGMLYDRRHTHLISEFGGLATPMPIFSSLFLFVCLSSLGLPMLNGFVGEFLILVGVFGVNVYRAVAAALGVILSAVYLLWMYQRTVFGGVTQKRNRALPDLNWREKAILIPIAVMILWMGVASPMFTSRMEASTQQLIQQMEPAAGYRLAQK; this is encoded by the coding sequence ATGGGCAAGTCGGCGCTATTGACGGCGGTGATCTTCCTGCCGCTTGCCGGCGGAGCCATTCTTCTTTTGTTTCGAAAGACGGCTGAGGAAGCCATTCGGCGGGTGGCTCTGGGAACGGCGGTTGCCGAATTTGGCGTTTCCTTACTGCTGGTAGCCGGATTCGATCCCGGGAGAGGAACGTACCAATTCGAACTGATACGTCGGTGGATTGTTTCGCCCCCGATTCACTACCACATTGGTTTGGACGGCATCAGCCTGTTCCTCATCTTGCTCGTCACTTTCCTGACGCCGCTGGCGATGCTTGCTTCCTGGCGAAGCATCCAGACGCGGGTGAAGGAATTTTTCCTGATGATGCTGGTGCTCGAGACGGGCATGATCGGCGTGTTTGCTTCCCTTGATCTCTTCCTCTTCTACGTCTTTTGGGAAGTGATGCTGATCCCCATGTATTTTGTGATTGGGGTTTGGGGCCACGAGCGACGAATCTACGCTGCGGTCAAGTTTGTGCTTTTCACGATGGCAGGGTCCGTGCTGATGCTGGTGGCGATCATCTGGCTTTACAACTTTACCGGAACGTTTGACCTGCCGCAGATCCAACTGATACTGGCGTCCGGGTTGAAGGAGTTGGCGCCGCGAACAGAATTGTTGCTGTTCCTGGCGTTTTTCGTCGCCTTTGCGATCAAGGTTCCGCTTTTCCCTTTCCACACGTGGCTACCGGACGCGCACGTGGAAGCGCCGACAGCGGGCTCGGTGATTCTGGCTGGTGTCCTATTGAAGATGGGCACCTATGGCATGTTGCGCTTCTGCCTGCCGTTGTTCCCGCAAGCGTCCAGGGATTCAGCCCCGGCAATCTGTGTTTTGGCAATCATCGGGATCCTCTACGGGGCGCTGGTGGCGATGGTCCAGCCAGATATCAAGAAGCTGGTGGCATTTTCTTCGGTCAGCCACCTGGGTTTCGTGGTGCTGGGAATTTTCGCCTTCAACGTGCCGGGAATTGAGGGAGCCATCTATCAGATGTTGAATCACGGCGTCTCGACCGGCGCGCTCTTTGTGATGGTGGGGATGCTCTATGACCGGCGTCATACGCATCTGATATCCGAATTTGGGGGCTTGGCGACGCCGATGCCAATCTTTTCAAGCTTGTTCCTTTTCGTTTGCCTGTCATCCCTTGGGCTGCCGATGCTGAACGGATTTGTGGGCGAATTCCTGATACTGGTCGGCGTGTTTGGAGTCAACGTTTACCGGGCGGTGGCGGCGGCGCTGGGGGTGATTCTGTCGGCGGTGTATCTACTTTGGATGTACCAGCGGACCGTCTTCGGTGGAGTAACGCAAAAAAGGAATCGGGCGTTGCCTGATTTGAATTGGAGAGAAAAGGCGATTTTAATACCCATCGCGGTCATGATTCTGTGGATGGGAGTCGCTTCACCGATGTTCACAAGCAGGATGGAAGCCTCCACTCAACAACTGATTCAGCAGATGGAGCCGGCGGCTGGCTACCGGCTGGCGCAGAAGTAG
- the nuoG gene encoding NADH-quinone oxidoreductase subunit NuoG: MADQVTVTIDEQKVSVGAGSLVIEAAKALGISIPSFCYYPGLSLQGACRMCLVEVEKVPKLQTACTLVAQEGMVVRTQTRQVVEARKSMVEFLLTNHPLDCPVCDKGGECELQDMTVRYGLASSRFVEEKIHIPEQKFSPLVYFDAPRCILCFRCVRVCDEAMDVKALGVGERGAYSVILPNQGERLDCEECGMCIDICPVGALTSGTYRYKTRPWELRYVGTICTHCGDGCKTTLGVRADSIVRANNRDRSGVNGEFLCAKGRFGFDFTESKARLRQPLIRRDGRLQPASWEEAFEWVAARLKGIRKEYGREAIGVAGSSRNTNEECYLLQRYARQVLGTPHIDHVRSADYGGLVAGVSQSAGASFARCADFAEARTLLLIGNDPTQQHPLLAYNLRQAVRRMGARLFILGFQEIKLKRQARQMVVIPEGEMDQAIGHLLRGKSSLPRDVATQLDDLKTQLAAAPEMAVAFGSEVTGESIYDLVAFATAGGRMAKIAALGDYVNSRGASDMGALPEFLPGYVRTNEPGMTLREMFRSRGKIRALHVVGSDPAKELRLPAGWRNAFELVVVQDLFLTATAQDADAVFPAASLYEKDGTVTNTYGEVQPVRRAIHHASVRTDFDIIRILAQLMGGELKLRSPESAWEEIRVTVPGYGVSTEGVLVGQACKTTPKISDSGRRIAANGVFSANDTLFTSGTLGEYCEIIQSLPEAQVSK; the protein is encoded by the coding sequence ATGGCAGATCAAGTGACCGTTACCATCGACGAGCAGAAAGTCAGCGTGGGTGCGGGCAGCCTTGTGATCGAGGCAGCGAAAGCCCTGGGGATTTCGATTCCTTCTTTCTGCTATTATCCAGGGCTTTCTTTGCAGGGTGCCTGCCGGATGTGTCTGGTTGAGGTGGAAAAAGTTCCGAAACTACAAACTGCCTGCACGCTTGTTGCCCAGGAAGGGATGGTGGTGCGGACTCAGACGCGACAGGTGGTTGAAGCGCGAAAGTCAATGGTCGAGTTTCTGCTGACGAACCACCCGCTCGACTGTCCGGTGTGCGACAAGGGGGGCGAGTGCGAATTGCAAGACATGACGGTTCGCTATGGACTTGCAAGCAGCCGCTTCGTGGAAGAGAAGATTCACATTCCGGAGCAGAAGTTTTCCCCACTGGTGTACTTTGACGCTCCCCGTTGTATTCTCTGTTTCCGCTGCGTGCGCGTTTGCGACGAAGCGATGGACGTCAAGGCGCTGGGAGTAGGCGAGCGGGGCGCCTATTCCGTCATATTGCCCAATCAGGGCGAACGGCTCGATTGCGAGGAATGCGGGATGTGCATTGACATCTGCCCGGTGGGTGCCCTGACGAGCGGGACGTATCGCTACAAGACTCGCCCGTGGGAGCTGCGCTATGTGGGCACGATCTGCACCCATTGCGGCGATGGGTGCAAGACCACGCTCGGCGTGCGGGCAGATAGTATTGTCCGTGCAAACAACCGCGATCGAAGCGGCGTCAACGGCGAGTTCCTTTGCGCAAAGGGCCGATTTGGGTTCGACTTTACCGAAAGCAAAGCTCGCCTCCGACAACCTTTGATCCGGCGCGACGGCAGGCTGCAACCAGCGAGCTGGGAGGAGGCGTTCGAATGGGTGGCGGCCCGGCTCAAAGGAATCCGGAAAGAATACGGGCGCGAGGCCATCGGGGTGGCCGGCTCGAGCCGCAATACGAACGAAGAATGCTACTTGTTGCAGCGTTATGCCCGCCAGGTTCTCGGTACACCTCACATAGACCATGTCCGGAGCGCTGACTACGGCGGCCTTGTGGCGGGCGTTTCCCAAAGCGCCGGGGCGTCGTTCGCTCGCTGCGCCGATTTTGCAGAGGCGCGGACCCTCTTGCTGATCGGAAATGATCCGACGCAACAGCATCCTCTTCTGGCGTACAACCTCCGGCAAGCGGTGCGACGGATGGGGGCGCGGCTCTTCATCCTCGGCTTCCAGGAGATCAAGCTAAAGCGACAGGCTCGGCAGATGGTGGTCATACCCGAAGGCGAGATGGATCAGGCCATCGGACACCTGCTGAGGGGAAAGTCTTCCCTGCCCCGTGATGTGGCAACCCAGCTCGATGACCTCAAGACGCAGCTTGCCGCGGCACCCGAGATGGCCGTGGCTTTCGGGTCGGAGGTGACAGGCGAGAGCATCTACGACCTGGTGGCGTTCGCCACCGCCGGCGGCAGGATGGCCAAAATCGCCGCCCTGGGGGACTACGTCAATTCCCGGGGCGCAAGCGACATGGGCGCCCTGCCGGAGTTTTTGCCAGGGTACGTTCGCACGAACGAGCCGGGGATGACATTGCGAGAGATGTTCAGAAGCAGGGGAAAGATTCGGGCACTTCACGTTGTCGGGTCGGATCCGGCGAAAGAGTTGAGGCTTCCGGCGGGCTGGCGCAATGCCTTTGAGCTGGTGGTGGTACAAGATCTTTTCTTGACGGCAACGGCCCAGGATGCCGACGCTGTTTTTCCCGCGGCAAGCTTGTACGAGAAGGATGGGACGGTGACGAACACCTACGGAGAAGTGCAACCGGTCAGGCGGGCGATTCATCATGCCAGCGTCCGCACGGATTTCGACATCATTCGAATTCTGGCGCAACTCATGGGCGGAGAATTGAAGTTGAGATCGCCTGAGTCAGCCTGGGAAGAAATTCGCGTTACGGTGCCCGGGTACGGCGTTTCAACAGAGGGAGTGTTGGTTGGGCAGGCGTGCAAGACGACGCCCAAGATTTCCGACTCCGGGCGCAGGATCGCCGCGAACGGCGTCTTTTCTGCGAATGACACGCTGTTCACATCGGGAACGCTCGGCGAATACTGCGAGATCATTCAGTCTCTCCCCGAGGCGCAGGTTTCAAAATAA
- a CDS encoding NADH-quinone oxidoreductase subunit N has protein sequence MTFSNTDLIRILPELILCFGGVVVMVLEPFLPRHKKPLLMPLALFSMILALASVPWQSSAPGTGFNSMIVVDGFSAFLHLLVLLIGILTALISSAYLQREGETHGEYYALLLFGTAGMGIMAGANELVTVFLGLEISSLATYILAGFRRGALKSNESALKYFLLGSFAVGFLLYGIALLYGGTGTTVLPEIRAVLERGAENRTFVWLGAGMLMVGLGFKVAAAPFQVWTPDVYEGAPTPITAFLSAGPKAAAFAVFLRVFHTALWPGNERWFWVIWVMAVLTMFVGNLAALVQGNIKRMLAYSSIAHAGYILIAFAARSEIGLAAALFYLVAYAMMKLGAFTIVSHLGGQGEKHVEIEEYAGLGTRQPLLAACLTLYLLSLIGLPLTAGFLGKFYIFQAALRADLVWLVVLGVVNSAISVYYYLRVVVVMYMKEPTEELQPAALPHSVSFVLALTTLAVLGLGIFPGGIVSLASVASRSILPVR, from the coding sequence ATGACGTTTTCGAACACCGATCTGATTCGCATTCTCCCCGAGCTCATTCTGTGCTTCGGCGGCGTCGTGGTGATGGTGCTCGAGCCATTTCTGCCGCGCCACAAGAAGCCACTTCTCATGCCACTTGCGTTGTTCAGCATGATTCTGGCTCTCGCGAGCGTGCCCTGGCAGTCCTCTGCACCAGGCACGGGCTTTAATAGCATGATCGTGGTGGACGGATTCAGCGCGTTTCTGCATCTCCTGGTGTTGCTCATCGGCATTTTGACGGCGTTGATCTCTTCCGCATATTTGCAGCGCGAAGGCGAGACGCATGGCGAATATTACGCCTTGCTGCTCTTCGGAACGGCCGGCATGGGGATCATGGCTGGGGCGAACGAGCTGGTGACCGTTTTTCTCGGGCTTGAGATTTCCTCCCTTGCGACCTACATCCTGGCGGGCTTTCGCAGAGGGGCGCTCAAGTCGAATGAATCAGCGCTGAAATATTTTCTGCTGGGATCTTTTGCTGTGGGCTTCCTGCTCTACGGCATTGCACTGCTGTATGGGGGGACGGGAACGACGGTCTTGCCTGAAATTCGAGCGGTATTGGAAAGAGGGGCGGAGAACCGGACGTTTGTGTGGCTTGGCGCGGGGATGCTGATGGTCGGGTTGGGATTCAAAGTGGCGGCCGCGCCGTTCCAGGTGTGGACGCCGGACGTATATGAAGGAGCACCAACTCCGATTACGGCTTTCCTCTCGGCAGGCCCAAAGGCGGCAGCCTTTGCGGTTTTCTTGAGGGTATTCCACACGGCTCTGTGGCCAGGGAATGAGCGCTGGTTTTGGGTGATTTGGGTGATGGCAGTGCTGACGATGTTTGTCGGAAACCTGGCGGCGCTCGTCCAGGGCAATATCAAACGCATGCTGGCCTATTCCTCGATCGCCCATGCCGGCTATATCCTGATAGCGTTTGCGGCGCGCAGCGAAATTGGATTAGCCGCCGCGCTCTTCTATCTTGTGGCTTACGCGATGATGAAGCTGGGAGCGTTTACGATCGTTTCTCACCTGGGCGGACAAGGTGAGAAGCACGTCGAGATCGAAGAGTATGCCGGGCTGGGGACACGCCAGCCGCTCCTGGCCGCCTGTTTGACCCTCTACCTGTTGTCGTTGATAGGTCTCCCGCTGACAGCGGGATTTTTGGGGAAGTTCTATATCTTTCAGGCGGCACTGCGAGCGGATTTGGTCTGGCTGGTGGTGCTCGGCGTCGTTAACAGCGCCATCTCGGTGTACTACTATCTGCGCGTCGTGGTTGTGATGTACATGAAGGAGCCAACAGAAGAATTGCAGCCGGCTGCCCTTCCCCACTCGGTCAGTTTTGTTCTTGCCCTGACAACCTTGGCAGTGCTTGGGCTGGGGATCTTCCCCGGCGGCATTGTCAGTCTGGCGTCGGTCGCGTCCCGCTCTATCCTACCGGTGCGCTGA
- a CDS encoding NADH-quinone oxidoreductase subunit J: MSIQLALFLIFGGLAVTAAISLILQRQPIHSAISLIVVMVSLAALYLLLAAEFIAAVQIIVYAGAIMVLFVFVIMLLNAGQEERTNLSRMARYVGLPLGTVLTGELAYWIYRATPEGALVDPNHFIGRTELIGRDLFREYVLPFELTSILILIAILGAVVLTKKEL; encoded by the coding sequence ATGAGCATACAACTGGCGCTTTTTCTGATTTTTGGCGGCCTGGCGGTGACGGCAGCCATCAGCCTGATCTTACAACGCCAGCCCATCCACAGCGCCATATCACTGATCGTGGTCATGGTGTCGCTGGCAGCGCTCTATCTGCTTCTTGCTGCGGAATTCATTGCGGCCGTGCAGATCATTGTCTATGCGGGGGCCATCATGGTGCTCTTTGTCTTTGTCATCATGCTCCTCAACGCCGGTCAGGAGGAACGCACCAATCTGAGCCGGATGGCGCGATATGTGGGTCTGCCCCTGGGGACCGTCCTGACCGGGGAGTTGGCCTATTGGATTTACCGAGCCACACCCGAAGGGGCGCTTGTGGACCCGAACCATTTCATCGGACGGACGGAGTTGATCGGGCGGGATCTCTTCCGGGAATACGTTCTGCCGTTCGAGCTGACGTCGATTTTGATCTTGATAGCAATTCTGGGGGCCGTGGTTCTGACGAAAAAGGAGCTTTAG
- the nuoL gene encoding NADH-quinone oxidoreductase subunit L: protein MILHHLWIIPVLPLLGAALNGLLGKRIPQRTVSWIGNGSVGLALLAVLELAREMAFLPPEKLPWISRPFTWIVAGTFRADFTLYLDQLSLVMLLVVAGVGFLIHIYSVGYMSQEGGYYRFFAYLNLFMFFMLLLVLAGNYLLLYVGWEGVGLCSYLLIGFYFLRKSAADAGKKAFIVNRIGDFGFSLGVLLLFWTFGSVEYDKIFGLVAERPIEQAGFGVMTVIGFLLLTGAIGKSAQLPLYVWLPDAMEGPTPVSALIHAATMVAAGVYMVARSNIIFTHAPKAMAAVAVVGCVTAIYSASIGLVQTDLKRVLAYSTISQLGYMFLACGVGAFAAGIFHLMTHAFFKALLFLAAGSVIHALSGLQDIREMGGIRKRIPTTYWTFLVATLAISGAPLFSGFFSKDEILWQTYSSPYGSKVLWGIAVVATGMTAFYMFRLVFLTFHGTRRFDERKVHVHESPRIMTLPLIALAILSVIGGYVGIPKVLGGGNRFEEYLAPVFAPANRGWLAAAATYSHATELGVMVLALGAAAAGFLIAYVFYLRRPQLAEQVSQNFHGLYRWLLRKYYVDELYDAAIVHPVHWVSDRLFWRAVDVGVVDGAVNGLADQARSAGDRLRRIQSGNTRSYAGWVVVGTTVILTFLILGLQ, encoded by the coding sequence ATGATTCTGCACCATTTGTGGATCATCCCAGTCTTACCCTTGCTTGGGGCTGCGCTCAACGGGCTTCTCGGGAAAAGAATCCCGCAGCGAACGGTGAGTTGGATCGGAAATGGCAGTGTGGGGCTAGCCTTACTTGCCGTGCTCGAGCTGGCAAGAGAAATGGCCTTTCTGCCCCCCGAGAAACTTCCCTGGATCAGCCGGCCATTTACCTGGATTGTTGCCGGAACTTTCCGAGCCGATTTCACGCTCTATCTGGACCAGCTAAGCCTGGTGATGCTGCTTGTGGTCGCGGGAGTGGGCTTTCTCATCCACATCTATTCGGTCGGCTACATGTCACAGGAAGGAGGCTACTACCGTTTTTTTGCCTATCTCAACCTCTTCATGTTCTTCATGTTGCTTCTCGTGCTGGCGGGGAATTATTTGCTGCTCTACGTGGGCTGGGAGGGCGTTGGGCTTTGTTCGTATCTTCTCATTGGTTTTTACTTCCTGCGGAAGAGCGCGGCGGATGCCGGCAAGAAAGCATTCATCGTGAATCGCATAGGCGATTTCGGGTTTTCGCTGGGTGTGCTGCTCCTGTTCTGGACTTTCGGGTCGGTGGAATATGACAAGATTTTTGGTTTGGTTGCGGAGCGACCGATAGAGCAGGCCGGGTTCGGGGTGATGACCGTCATCGGATTCCTGCTGTTGACCGGAGCCATCGGAAAATCGGCGCAATTACCGCTTTATGTCTGGCTGCCTGACGCCATGGAGGGCCCGACGCCGGTGAGCGCGCTGATCCACGCCGCGACGATGGTAGCGGCGGGTGTGTACATGGTGGCGCGGTCAAACATCATCTTCACGCATGCGCCGAAGGCTATGGCAGCGGTGGCGGTAGTGGGCTGTGTCACTGCGATCTACTCCGCATCCATCGGGCTCGTGCAGACCGACCTCAAGCGTGTGCTCGCCTACTCGACGATCAGCCAGCTTGGCTACATGTTCCTGGCATGCGGCGTGGGCGCTTTTGCGGCAGGGATCTTTCACCTGATGACACACGCCTTTTTCAAGGCGCTACTCTTTCTTGCGGCGGGAAGCGTGATCCACGCACTGAGCGGGCTCCAGGATATTCGCGAAATGGGCGGGATCCGGAAAAGGATCCCAACCACGTATTGGACCTTCTTGGTGGCAACGCTAGCGATTTCGGGCGCGCCGCTTTTTTCCGGATTCTTCAGTAAGGACGAGATTCTCTGGCAGACCTACTCGAGCCCATATGGGAGCAAAGTGCTGTGGGGAATAGCGGTGGTCGCCACAGGAATGACAGCTTTCTACATGTTTCGCCTGGTCTTTCTGACCTTTCACGGGACCCGGCGATTCGACGAACGCAAAGTGCACGTACATGAGTCCCCGCGCATCATGACACTGCCGCTCATCGCCCTGGCAATTCTTTCGGTAATCGGCGGATACGTCGGCATTCCAAAAGTACTGGGCGGCGGCAATCGTTTTGAAGAATATCTGGCGCCTGTTTTCGCGCCGGCCAATCGCGGATGGTTGGCTGCGGCGGCGACATACAGCCATGCAACGGAGCTAGGTGTGATGGTCCTAGCCCTAGGAGCAGCCGCGGCGGGATTTCTCATCGCCTATGTCTTCTATTTGCGCCGGCCGCAACTGGCGGAGCAGGTCTCCCAGAATTTTCATGGTCTGTACCGGTGGCTACTGAGGAAGTACTACGTGGACGAACTGTACGACGCGGCGATCGTCCATCCGGTTCACTGGGTCTCTGACCGACTGTTCTGGCGGGCAGTGGATGTCGGTGTGGTGGACGGCGCGGTGAACGGCCTAGCTGACCAAGCCAGAAGCGCGGGCGATCGGCTCAGAAGAATCCAGTCGGGCAATACACGGAGCTACGCCGGCTGGGTGGTAGTGGGGACAACAGTGATCCTGACTTTCCTAATCCTGGGATTGCAGTAG